A stretch of the Halomonas sp. CH40 genome encodes the following:
- the tnpB gene encoding IS66 family insertion sequence element accessory protein TnpB (TnpB, as the term is used for proteins encoded by IS66 family insertion elements, is considered an accessory protein, since TnpC, encoded by a neighboring gene, is a DDE family transposase.) encodes MPEIYLYRAPVDFRKQANGLALLVEQELGHNPFSGALYAFTNRQRNKIKCLMWEDNGFVLYYKALAEERFKWPGPSDDVMALTGEQINWLLDGYDITLMRGHKTLHYDSVG; translated from the coding sequence ATGCCCGAGATCTACCTGTACCGCGCACCGGTCGATTTTCGCAAGCAAGCCAACGGCCTGGCGTTACTGGTGGAGCAAGAACTGGGACACAACCCCTTTAGCGGGGCGCTGTATGCCTTTACTAACCGGCAGCGAAATAAAATCAAGTGCCTGATGTGGGAAGACAATGGCTTCGTGCTCTACTACAAGGCGCTGGCCGAGGAGCGCTTCAAGTGGCCCGGCCCCTCGGATGACGTTATGGCGTTGACTGGCGAGCAGATCAACTGGCTGTTGGATGGCTACGATATCACCCTGATGCGCGGCCATAAAACACTGCATTACGACAGCGTCGGATAG
- a CDS encoding IS66 family transposase produces the protein MKKHPEVSSQLPDLSGLSAAEVVALVAGLQQQVTAQQTALQQRNLYIQLLEEKLRLQRIQQFAARSEKSANQAHLFDETELEADIEALRDQLPDDVEEQDAPRPSRQRRQRGFSDTLVRERIELTLSEEEKVGATKTFFAKVKEELQFIPAQLKVLEYWQEKAVFPLEGNDHLLTAERPVHPLGKCTASTSLLAYVITSKYADGLPLYRLEGMFKRLGHAVSRTQMANWIIRLNDVFTPLITLMREVQNSSAYLQADETRLQVLKEDGKTAQSDKWMWVTRGGPPDQPSVLFAYDPSRGGSVPVRLLDDFSGILQADGYAGYGQVCRANGITRIGCWDHARRKFVEASKAAKVNAKGKGATPAKAEVGLSHINKLYAIERQIKDLSEVERYRVRQELSLPRLEAFKAWLEANVTRVMKGSLTRQAMEYTLNQWDFLIGYCARGDLHISNVLAENAIRPFAVGRRAWLFADTSRGAHASATCYSLIETAKANGLEPAAYIHYVLEHIATADTLEALETLLPWNVNLAPAEKK, from the coding sequence ATGAAAAAGCACCCCGAAGTCTCCTCCCAACTGCCTGATCTCAGTGGCCTCTCCGCCGCTGAGGTAGTGGCTCTTGTGGCGGGGCTTCAGCAACAGGTGACGGCTCAACAGACGGCGTTACAGCAACGTAATCTCTATATTCAATTGCTCGAAGAGAAGCTGCGCTTGCAGCGCATTCAGCAGTTCGCCGCGCGCAGTGAAAAGTCTGCGAACCAGGCTCATCTGTTCGATGAGACGGAGTTGGAAGCTGACATCGAGGCGCTACGCGATCAGTTACCCGACGATGTCGAAGAGCAAGACGCGCCGCGTCCCTCACGTCAACGTCGCCAACGTGGCTTCTCCGACACTCTGGTCCGTGAGCGTATTGAGCTTACGCTCAGCGAAGAAGAAAAAGTCGGGGCGACCAAGACCTTCTTCGCCAAGGTAAAAGAAGAGCTTCAGTTCATCCCCGCGCAGCTGAAAGTCCTCGAATACTGGCAGGAAAAAGCGGTGTTCCCGCTTGAGGGCAACGACCATCTCCTTACTGCGGAGCGTCCGGTTCATCCGCTAGGCAAGTGCACGGCGTCGACGTCACTGCTAGCGTACGTGATCACCTCCAAGTACGCAGACGGTTTGCCGCTGTACCGCTTGGAAGGCATGTTCAAGCGGTTAGGCCACGCTGTTAGCCGCACGCAGATGGCCAACTGGATCATCCGCCTGAATGACGTCTTCACGCCCTTGATCACGCTGATGCGCGAAGTGCAAAACAGCAGCGCGTATCTGCAAGCCGATGAAACGCGGCTGCAAGTGCTCAAGGAAGACGGCAAGACCGCTCAGTCAGATAAATGGATGTGGGTCACCCGAGGTGGCCCACCGGATCAACCGTCGGTGCTCTTTGCCTACGACCCGTCCCGCGGCGGCAGCGTGCCGGTGCGCCTACTCGACGACTTCTCAGGGATCCTGCAGGCCGATGGCTACGCCGGTTACGGCCAGGTATGCCGTGCCAACGGCATTACCCGCATTGGCTGTTGGGACCATGCGCGACGCAAGTTCGTGGAAGCGTCTAAGGCAGCCAAGGTCAACGCGAAAGGCAAGGGCGCCACGCCGGCCAAGGCCGAGGTAGGGCTTAGCCATATCAACAAACTCTACGCCATCGAACGGCAGATCAAGGATCTCAGCGAAGTGGAACGCTACCGTGTCCGCCAGGAGCTGAGCCTTCCGCGTCTTGAGGCCTTCAAGGCTTGGCTAGAGGCTAATGTTACCCGCGTCATGAAAGGCAGCCTGACGCGTCAGGCGATGGAATATACGCTGAACCAATGGGACTTCCTCATCGGCTATTGTGCGCGCGGCGACCTGCATATCAGTAATGTTCTGGCAGAAAACGCCATTCGCCCGTTTGCCGTTGGTCGAAGAGCCTGGCTGTTCGCGGATACCTCCCGCGGCGCTCACGCCAGTGCCACCTGTTATTCACTCATCGAAACGGCAAAAGCCAATGGCTTGGAGCCTGCTGCCTATATCCATTATGTGCTGGAGCACATCGCCACCGCTGATACGTTAGAGGCACTGGAAACGCTGCTGCCCTGGAACGTGAACTTGGCGCCCGCCGAAAAAAAGTGA
- a CDS encoding OmpA family protein, which yields MRIPIYRVAMVGLLTLFTAQASTAQSKAYPDGHGGSVTFPQGDISFADEVVHYDTGTEQPIEEAREREQALGTPDYGEDGKRGYLSLGCSGELVLKFTDNRLIDIPGPDLYVFEVGPAIEPTALAISNNNKDWVRIGGIGGGKAEIDIAPYVDGDESFRYVKLVDLREQCGGETPGADIDAVGAIGSLQHIALDSAVLFNTGKYQLKPQASEAIDSAMANVDSQQLQSVVVAGHTDTVGSAESNQVLSENRARSVADYLIGSASIPEGKIHIEAHGENDPVASNGTAEGREKNRRVELRVRAVPDEQGTDTARIEILGIWRADNNRQTTLRREEGGISGDYTKKGGGQIQGEFTSATVFEGVWIKDSSGRTCDTQKGGSKHWGNLRIEFTSADRDAFDAQWSYCGDTDWRGSWQHAERIL from the coding sequence ATGCGCATACCTATTTATCGGGTCGCAATGGTCGGCCTGTTGACGTTGTTTACAGCTCAGGCCAGCACGGCGCAGTCGAAGGCATATCCGGATGGCCATGGCGGCAGCGTTACATTTCCCCAGGGTGACATATCCTTCGCAGACGAGGTTGTACATTACGATACCGGTACCGAACAGCCCATCGAGGAAGCCCGCGAGCGCGAGCAGGCGTTGGGAACGCCGGACTATGGCGAAGACGGCAAACGGGGATATCTGTCGCTGGGCTGTAGCGGTGAACTGGTGCTGAAGTTCACCGATAACCGGCTGATCGATATCCCTGGCCCGGATTTGTATGTGTTCGAGGTTGGCCCAGCGATTGAACCCACGGCGCTGGCCATCTCCAACAACAATAAAGATTGGGTACGCATTGGGGGGATCGGGGGCGGTAAGGCAGAGATCGATATCGCGCCCTATGTCGACGGTGATGAGAGTTTTCGCTACGTCAAGCTGGTGGATCTGAGAGAGCAGTGCGGAGGTGAAACCCCGGGTGCGGACATTGACGCAGTTGGTGCTATCGGTTCGTTGCAGCATATTGCACTCGACAGTGCAGTGCTGTTTAACACGGGCAAATACCAACTCAAGCCCCAGGCATCGGAGGCGATCGATAGCGCCATGGCCAACGTCGATTCACAACAGCTGCAGTCGGTCGTGGTGGCAGGCCACACCGATACCGTGGGCAGCGCCGAATCCAACCAAGTGCTGTCGGAAAATCGCGCGCGGTCGGTGGCAGACTACTTGATTGGAAGTGCTAGCATTCCTGAAGGCAAGATTCACATCGAAGCTCATGGGGAGAATGATCCGGTTGCCAGCAACGGGACAGCGGAAGGCCGGGAGAAAAATCGCAGGGTTGAGCTTCGTGTCCGCGCAGTGCCCGACGAGCAGGGAACAGATACCGCGCGCATCGAGATTCTGGGAATCTGGCGCGCTGACAATAATCGCCAGACGACGCTGCGCAGAGAAGAAGGCGGCATCAGCGGCGACTACACCAAAAAGGGCGGCGGGCAGATTCAAGGTGAATTCACCAGTGCCACTGTCTTCGAGGGGGTTTGGATAAAAGACAGCTCAGGCCGAACCTGTGACACGCAAAAAGGTGGCAGTAAGCATTGGGGCAACCTGCGGATCGAGTTTACATCGGCGGATCGCGATGCGTTTGACGCCCAATGGTCATACTGTGGTGATACAGACTGGCGCGGCAGTTGGCAGCACGCGGAGAGGATTCTGTGA